Proteins from a single region of Haloterrigena alkaliphila:
- the nadC gene encoding carboxylating nicotinate-nucleotide diphosphorylase, whose product MITDAQVERWLHEDVGHHDVTNQVPGETTGRLVATKSGVVAGLEAATSVFDYLGVETRERLEDGTAIEPGDEVLRVDGAAREVLRGERVAVNLAGHASGIATRTNEVVERARTESEDVRIAATRKTTPGLRGLEKRAVVAGGGDTHRLDLSHMVMVKDNHIAEMGLEGAVEHFRERTSFATKLDVEVETVDDAPRAAEAGADIVLLDNMTPQETREAVESLADYDGVLAEASGGITLETVADYAATGVDAISMGSLTHSAPTLDLSFRTGD is encoded by the coding sequence ATGATCACCGACGCGCAGGTCGAACGCTGGCTCCACGAGGACGTCGGCCACCACGACGTGACGAATCAGGTGCCCGGCGAGACGACGGGGCGACTCGTCGCCACGAAATCGGGCGTCGTCGCCGGCCTCGAGGCAGCAACGAGCGTCTTCGACTACCTCGGCGTCGAGACCCGCGAGCGGCTCGAGGACGGCACTGCGATCGAACCGGGTGACGAGGTCCTCCGCGTTGACGGAGCCGCACGCGAGGTCCTGCGGGGCGAGCGCGTCGCCGTCAACCTCGCCGGCCACGCGTCGGGAATCGCCACGCGAACGAACGAGGTGGTCGAACGAGCCCGCACCGAATCGGAGGACGTCCGCATCGCCGCGACCCGCAAGACCACCCCCGGCCTCCGGGGTCTCGAGAAACGCGCCGTCGTCGCGGGCGGGGGAGATACCCACCGGCTCGACCTCTCGCACATGGTAATGGTCAAGGACAACCACATCGCCGAAATGGGGCTCGAGGGCGCGGTCGAGCACTTCCGGGAGCGAACGTCGTTCGCGACGAAACTCGACGTCGAGGTCGAGACGGTCGACGACGCGCCGCGGGCCGCCGAAGCGGGCGCGGATATCGTCCTGCTCGATAACATGACCCCCCAGGAGACTCGCGAGGCCGTCGAGTCGCTCGCCGACTACGACGGCGTCCTCGCGGAGGCCAGCGGCGGGATCACGCTCGAGACCGTCGCCGACTACGCCGCGACCGGCGTCGACGCGATCTCGATGGGGTCGCTGACCCACTCGGCACCGACGCTGGATCTGTCGTTCCGAACGGGCGACTGA